In one window of Gopherus evgoodei ecotype Sinaloan lineage chromosome 9, rGopEvg1_v1.p, whole genome shotgun sequence DNA:
- the NKAP gene encoding NF-kappa-B-activating protein — MLAVGVATREAVMAPVSRSRSPPGSRRKGGGSSSSSSSSASPSPPRPSRPHRPASPEKRGRRSRSRERNGLKHSGHRRSRSWSRSRERTPGGPRSSSAHHGHHHHHGGGGGGKQWPDYYEKEKEEILRQRRLNERERIGELGAPEVWGLSPKFPDPDSDEHTPAEDEEAKSKKSSSSDSSSEEEKKKKKRRKEKKRKRSKRKHRKHSGDSDSESESELNTSDEEDKKKTKKKKKKHRKKKSKKKKSKRSRKKSSDSSSEDSDDEALQGDDLWIERSKNTDADNLIGPEAPKMHASQDDRPLNYGHALLPGEGAAMAEYVKAGKRIPRRGEIGLTSEEIASFESSGYVMSGSRHRRMEAVRLRKENQIYSADEKRALASFNQEERRKRENKILASFREMVYRKTKGKEDK; from the exons ATGCTGGCGGTAGGTGTAGCAACCCGGGAGGCCGTTATGGCCCCGGTGTCCCGCTCTCGAAGCCCCCCAGGCTCCCGGCGGAagggcggcggcagcagcagcagcagcagctcctcggcgagcccctcccccccgaggCCCAGCCGCCCCCACCGGCCTGCGTCTCCCGAGAAGCGGGGCAGGAGGTCGCGGTCTCGGGAGCGCAACGGCTTGAAGCACTCGGGCCACCGGCGGAGCCGCAGCTGGTCCCGCTCCCGGGAGCGCACGCCGGGCGGGCCGCGCTCCTCCTCCGCTCACCACGGGCACCATCACCACcacggcggcggcggcggcgggaagcagtggccGGACTACTacgagaaggagaaggaggagatcCTGCGGCAGAG GAgattaaatgagagagagaggattgGTGAACTGGGAGCACCTGAAGTCTGGGGACTGTCACCAAAGTTTCctgacccaga TTCCGATGAGCATACCCCAGCAGAAGATGAGGAGGCAAAATCTAAGAAGAGTAGCTCTTCGGATTCCAGTTCAGAAG aagagaaaaagaagaagaagaggagaaaggaaaagaaaagaaagaggtcCAAAAGAAAACATAGAAAGCATTCTGGGGACAGTGACAGCGAGTCTGAGTCTGAGCTAAACACCAGTG ATGAGGAAGataaaaagaaaaccaagaagaagaaaaagaaacatagAAA AAAGAAGTCTAAGAAAAAGAAGAGTAAGAGGAGTAGGAAGAAATCCAGTGATTCGAGTAGTGAAGATTCTGATGATGAAGCACTTCAAGGGGACGATCTCTGGATTGAGAGATCAA aaaATACAGATGCTGATAATTTAATTGGACCGGAAGCTCCAAAAATGCATGCGTCTCAAGATGATAGGCCTTTGAA ctATGGCCATGCTTTGCTGCCTGGTGAAGGTGCAGCTATGGCAGAGTACGTAAAGGCTGGAAAACGCATCCCTCGAAGAGGTGAAATTGGCCTGACCAGTGAAGAGATTGCATCGTTCGAGAGCTCTGGTTATGTAATGAGTGGTAGCAG GCATCGCCGAATGGAAGCTGTGCGTCTCCGTAAAGAGAACCAGATCTACAGTGCAGATGAGAAGAGAGCTCTGGCATCTTTCAACCAGGAGGAGAGACGGAAGCGAGAGAACAAGATCCTGGCTAGCTTCCGGGAGATGGTCTACAGAAAGACTAAGGGCAAAGAAGACAAATaa